Proteins co-encoded in one Haladaptatus sp. ZSTT2 genomic window:
- a CDS encoding 30S ribosomal protein S13: MSAEEPNTDEEQEDIRYFVRIGQTDLDGTKSIERALSEMNGIGRRTARIIAKKANIDRRETFGRLEDDEIESIVSLVEEYADEVPVWLTNRQSDFYTGETKHITGNDVNLTRTRDINRMKMINSYKGARHKRGQKVRGQRTKSTGRSEGTIGVNIEAIKQEEE; encoded by the coding sequence ATGAGTGCAGAAGAACCCAACACGGACGAAGAACAAGAGGACATCAGATACTTCGTTCGTATCGGACAGACAGACCTCGATGGTACGAAGAGCATCGAGCGTGCACTGAGCGAGATGAACGGCATTGGCCGACGGACGGCCCGCATCATCGCGAAAAAAGCCAACATCGACCGACGTGAAACGTTCGGCCGCCTCGAGGACGACGAGATTGAATCGATTGTCTCCCTCGTAGAAGAGTACGCTGACGAAGTGCCAGTGTGGCTCACGAATCGTCAAAGCGACTTCTACACGGGCGAGACGAAACACATCACCGGTAACGACGTAAACCTCACGCGAACGCGTGACATCAACCGGATGAAGATGATTAACTCCTACAAGGGCGCACGCCACAAGCGCGGACAGAAAGTTCGTGGCCAGCGCACCAAGTCCACCGGACGCTCGGAGGGAACCATCGGTGTCAACATCGAAGCCATCAAACAGGAGGAGGAGTAA